CATTACACACTGCCCGTCAGCGCAGGGGAGAGTTGTTTCACCACCATGACGCTTCGCGACCAAGGAGCACCTTTCGGCCACAGCACCGTCAGCGAGATATCGCCCGACTGCACGCCGTCGCCGCGCCGCACTTCGCGCACCGGAATGTGCTTCAGGCCCGCCACGTCGATCAGTTCCGACAGCAGCGGCTCTCCGGTCTTGCGCTGGCCTATCCACAGTTCGCCCACGGGCAGCAGCTTCAGCACACTCACCAGCCCTTCGATGTGATCGGCGTCGGCGTGCGTGGCAACCACGACATCCAGTGCATTCACGCCCAGTGCGTGCAGCGCGGGAACCACCGTCTTTGCGCCCACGTCGTAATCGCCGCGTGGGGTTCCGCCGCCGTCAATCAGCATTCGCAGCGCTCCGGCCCGAATCAGGGTGCTGTCGCCCTGTCCCACATCCAGATACACCACCTCACGCGGGGCCTGAAGCCGTGCCGGAAGCGCCGTGCCCAGCATGCACAGCAGCGCGGTCAGAGCCAGCGCCCACAGCCGCACGCGCCGCGTCAGCCACAGCACGCCTGCGGCGGCAAACACCGCATACGCCGCGAATCCTGCCGTCCCGATCTGGCCCCAGCTCAGCACCGGGGCCTGCCCGAAGGTGTGGGCGATCCACAGCAGCGCGCTCAGCAGCCAGGCGTTCAGCAGATTGGGCATGAACCCCAGCGGCCCCAGCAGCCCGGCCAGAAAGCCCAGCGGCACCAGCGCGGCCATCACGCCTTCGGCCAGCAGGTTGGCGGGTAGCCCCGTCAGCGGCAACTGGTGAAAACTGCCCGCCACCACCGGCAGCGTCGCGGCTTCGGCCAGCACGGTGGCGACCAGCGGGAACCTGATCCACTCGGGCCACGAGGGCGGCAGCCTTCCCGCCGCCCAGTTCGAGAGCGTCAGGCCCAGCACGGCCAGATAACTGAGCACGAAGCCCACGTCGAACAGCCACGCGGGTTGCGCTGCCAGCCCCACCAGCGCGGTCAGGGCCAGCACGCCGTACACGTCCAGCCGCCCGCGCCCGAACCACTGCCCCGCCAGCACAGCCGCCCCCATCAGCACCGCCCGCGTGATACTGGGCGACGGCCCCACCAGCCACAGAAACGCGCCCAGCAGCACGATCATCACCGGGTAGCGGGCCAGCCCGATGCGACCCAGTGGCGTGCGGATGAACAGCAGCGCCAGCACGCCTGTCAGAAGGGCCACGTTCTGCCCGCTCAGCGCCATCAGGTGCGCCAGTCCGGCGCGGGTGAAGGCCGCCTGCACGCTGTCTGCGTCGGCGTTTCCGTTATCAAAGGTTTCATTGGAAATGGCGTTTTTGTCGCCCAGTTCCACCGCCGTCATCAGGGCGGCCTGCTGCGTACCCAGGCCCGCCGCCAGCCCACGCCGAAACCAGCCGCGAACGCCCCCTTCCGGCACGCTGCTTTTGACTGCCGCACCCGCCAGCAGTTCATGTACGCCCTGGGCACGCAGCCAGAAGGCGTAATCGAAGCCCCCCGGAATGCGGACGCCCGGCGGTTTTACCAGCACGCCGGTTACGCGCAGCTCTCCCGGTGGGCCGGGGGGTTTTGGTGACAGCGCCACCTTGGCCGCCGGGTCTTGCAAGCTCAGAAATTGCCCGTCCCAGTGCCCGCTCAGCGTCAGGGTGCCGCCGACGTACCGTGCCAGTGGGTCGGGCGCGTGTTCCCAGCTCTGCTCGCGCACATACCCCACGCCGCCCGCCAGCAGCACCAGCCCAATCAGCCACCAGCGCCGGGTTGCCGCTGTCAGGCCCAGTGCCAGCAGCGCCGCCGATAGCCACCACTCAGAGCCGAACCCCAGCAGGATTCCGGAAATCAGGCCAAAGACCAGCGGTCCAGACGCGGGGATACGCTGCCACCACGCTGCCTGCTGAATACTGGGGCGGAGCCGAACAATACGTTCAGGGGGCAGGGCGTGGCGTCCGACGTTCTCAGTCATCAGAAGCTCACCAGGGGCGTCAGGGTCTTCAGCAGGCTGTCTCCAACGCCCTTGACCGCGTCCAGGTCAGCCACACTGCGGTAAGGCCGCCCCGCAATGATGCGCCCGGCCAGCGCTGGCCCCACCTTCGGCAGCGCTTCGAGTTGTTCTTCGGTGGCGGTGTTCAGATTCAGCGTGCCCGAAATCAGCGGGGTGATGCTGGCGGTGGTGGGATAAACAGGGGCCGCTGCTGCCGGAATTTCTAAGGCTGGAAGCGGCACATGCGAGACGGTGGGAACACGCGGGGCCGGAAACGCGGTGGGCCACAACGCCCATATGCCGCACAGCAGGGCCGCCAGCACGAGGGCCGCACTCCAGCGGGTTTCAGCGTCTCGGAACATAGAAGGAGCATGGCATGCGGGCTGGGGCGTGGTCAGGGCAAATGCCAATGCGAACGCCGCACCCGAAAAACTGGATGCGGCGTTCAAAGAGCAGAAGTCAGGGCTTTTTGCAGGTCAAATCGAAGGTCATGGCAGGGTAGGTAGCGCCGGAGACTCGGATTTGAGGAATGACAAGCTTGGTAGGAGCGTCTGGGGCAGATTCCGCGTCGGAACGGTAGGTTACAATTCTATCGTAAGCGGTATCTGTAA
This sequence is a window from Deinococcus ruber. Protein-coding genes within it:
- a CDS encoding ComEA family DNA-binding protein, whose translation is MFRDAETRWSAALVLAALLCGIWALWPTAFPAPRVPTVSHVPLPALEIPAAAAPVYPTTASITPLISGTLNLNTATEEQLEALPKVGPALAGRIIAGRPYRSVADLDAVKGVGDSLLKTLTPLVSF
- a CDS encoding ComEC/Rec2 family competence protein; its protein translation is MTENVGRHALPPERIVRLRPSIQQAAWWQRIPASGPLVFGLISGILLGFGSEWWLSAALLALGLTAATRRWWLIGLVLLAGGVGYVREQSWEHAPDPLARYVGGTLTLSGHWDGQFLSLQDPAAKVALSPKPPGPPGELRVTGVLVKPPGVRIPGGFDYAFWLRAQGVHELLAGAAVKSSVPEGGVRGWFRRGLAAGLGTQQAALMTAVELGDKNAISNETFDNGNADADSVQAAFTRAGLAHLMALSGQNVALLTGVLALLFIRTPLGRIGLARYPVMIVLLGAFLWLVGPSPSITRAVLMGAAVLAGQWFGRGRLDVYGVLALTALVGLAAQPAWLFDVGFVLSYLAVLGLTLSNWAAGRLPPSWPEWIRFPLVATVLAEAATLPVVAGSFHQLPLTGLPANLLAEGVMAALVPLGFLAGLLGPLGFMPNLLNAWLLSALLWIAHTFGQAPVLSWGQIGTAGFAAYAVFAAAGVLWLTRRVRLWALALTALLCMLGTALPARLQAPREVVYLDVGQGDSTLIRAGALRMLIDGGGTPRGDYDVGAKTVVPALHALGVNALDVVVATHADADHIEGLVSVLKLLPVGELWIGQRKTGEPLLSELIDVAGLKHIPVREVRRGDGVQSGDISLTVLWPKGAPWSRSVMVVKQLSPALTGSV